One window from the genome of Paracoccus marcusii encodes:
- a CDS encoding sugar ABC transporter ATP-binding protein, which yields MLELRGIRKSFGRIEVLHGVDLHVRAGEVHALLGENGAGKSTLMKIVSGIIQPSDGQILIDGEPRSFATYDAAIAAGVGIVFQEFSLIPGLTAVENMFLAREMRGPLGLLDRKAMRVRAQAILRRLEVDLPLDVPIARLSVAEQQFVEIAKALSLDARILVLDEPTATLTPSETEHLFKVMRELRAAGVAIVFISHHLDEIFEICDRITVLRDGEYVGSTDVADVTIDRLVEMMVGRRIENSFPPKPARDPAAPVVLEAVEVQLRRGGPVSSFQLRAGEILGFAGLVGSGRTETVLSILGEYPAARCKIRVDGAEARLRDPADGLARGIGLLPESRKEQGLITAFSILQNVSVNNYGKYRQAHWFIDFKKELASTQAAMEQVRVKAQGPRARVDTLSGGNQQKVVIARWLNHQMRVLIFDEPTRGIDVGAKAEIYQLMRRFTAQGYAIIMISSELPEVIGMADRVCVFRSGGIVATVEGDAITSEGIMTHATTGKVHHVA from the coding sequence ATGCTGGAACTCAGGGGAATACGCAAAAGCTTCGGCCGGATCGAGGTCCTGCATGGCGTGGACCTGCATGTCCGCGCCGGAGAGGTGCACGCCCTTCTGGGCGAGAACGGCGCAGGGAAATCGACGCTGATGAAGATCGTCAGCGGCATCATCCAGCCCTCGGACGGCCAGATCCTGATCGACGGAGAGCCGCGCAGCTTTGCCACCTATGACGCGGCGATCGCGGCGGGCGTCGGCATCGTGTTCCAGGAATTCAGCCTGATCCCCGGCCTGACCGCGGTCGAGAACATGTTCCTGGCCCGCGAGATGCGCGGCCCCCTGGGCCTTCTGGACCGCAAGGCGATGCGGGTCCGTGCGCAGGCGATCCTGCGGCGGCTGGAGGTCGACCTGCCGCTGGACGTGCCCATCGCCCGCCTGTCGGTCGCCGAACAGCAGTTTGTCGAGATCGCCAAGGCGCTGTCGCTGGACGCCCGCATCCTGGTCCTGGACGAACCCACCGCGACCCTGACCCCGTCCGAGACCGAACACCTGTTCAAGGTTATGCGCGAACTGCGCGCCGCTGGGGTGGCCATCGTCTTCATCTCTCACCACCTGGACGAGATCTTCGAGATCTGCGACCGCATCACTGTGCTGCGCGACGGCGAATATGTCGGCAGCACCGATGTCGCCGACGTCACCATCGACCGCCTGGTCGAGATGATGGTCGGCCGCCGCATCGAGAACAGCTTTCCCCCCAAGCCCGCCCGCGACCCCGCGGCCCCCGTCGTGCTGGAGGCGGTCGAGGTGCAGCTGCGTCGCGGCGGCCCGGTATCGTCCTTTCAGCTGCGCGCCGGAGAGATCCTGGGCTTTGCCGGGCTGGTCGGATCGGGGCGCACCGAGACCGTCCTGTCGATCCTGGGCGAATATCCCGCCGCGCGCTGCAAGATCCGCGTGGACGGCGCCGAGGCGCGCCTGCGCGACCCGGCCGACGGGCTGGCCCGCGGCATCGGCCTTCTGCCCGAAAGCCGCAAGGAACAGGGGCTGATCACGGCCTTTTCCATCCTGCAGAACGTGTCGGTGAACAACTACGGCAAATATCGCCAAGCCCATTGGTTCATCGACTTCAAGAAGGAGCTGGCCTCGACCCAGGCCGCGATGGAGCAGGTGCGCGTCAAGGCCCAGGGCCCGCGCGCCCGCGTCGACACCCTGTCGGGCGGCAACCAGCAGAAGGTCGTCATCGCCCGCTGGCTGAACCACCAGATGCGGGTGCTCATCTTCGACGAACCCACGCGCGGCATCGACGTCGGCGCAAAGGCCGAAATCTATCAGCTGATGCGCCGGTTCACGGCGCAGGGATACGCCATCATCATGATCTCGTCAGAACTGCCGGAAGTCATCGGCATGGCCGACCGGGTCTGCGTCTTCCGCTCGGGCGGGATCGTCGCGACGGTCGAGGGGGACGCGATCACCTCGGAAGGGATCATGACACATGCAACCACGGGAAAGGTCCACCATGTCGCATGA
- a CDS encoding ABC transporter permease, with protein MSHDANTARHRAFDWLLHSPLALPLVGLIVVSVLMAFASDNFFTVNNILNVLRQVSVVGILAVGMTFVILTGGIDLSVGAVMALVGTVAAGIMVNMGLPGGVGIAAALLVGLGLGLFNGVLVAWGKMPAIIVTLATMGIARGLGLIYSGGYPISGLPGWVSWFGVGRVGIMPVPVIIMIVVYALAWLLLQRTPFGRHVYAIGGNETAARLSGVRTRLVKLAVYAISGLTASLAAIVLTGRLMSGQPNAGVGFELDAIAAVVLGGTAIAGGRGLILGTLIGAVLLGILNNGLNLVGINPYMQDVIKGLIILLAIYIGREWR; from the coding sequence ATGTCGCATGACGCAAACACCGCCAGGCACCGCGCCTTCGACTGGCTGCTGCATTCGCCCCTGGCGCTGCCCCTGGTCGGGCTGATCGTGGTGTCGGTGCTGATGGCCTTCGCCAGCGACAACTTCTTCACCGTGAACAACATCCTGAACGTGCTGCGGCAGGTGTCGGTCGTGGGCATCCTGGCGGTGGGCATGACCTTTGTCATCCTGACCGGCGGGATCGACCTGTCGGTGGGCGCGGTCATGGCGCTGGTGGGCACGGTCGCGGCCGGGATCATGGTGAACATGGGCCTGCCCGGCGGGGTGGGCATCGCCGCCGCCCTGCTGGTCGGGCTGGGGCTGGGTCTGTTCAACGGCGTGCTGGTGGCTTGGGGCAAGATGCCCGCGATCATCGTGACCCTGGCCACGATGGGCATCGCCCGCGGGCTGGGTCTGATCTATTCGGGCGGCTATCCGATCAGCGGGCTGCCGGGCTGGGTGTCCTGGTTCGGCGTGGGCCGGGTGGGCATCATGCCCGTGCCGGTGATCATCATGATCGTCGTCTATGCACTGGCCTGGCTGCTGCTGCAGCGCACGCCCTTCGGCCGCCACGTCTATGCCATCGGCGGCAACGAGACCGCCGCCCGTCTGTCCGGCGTGCGCACCCGGCTGGTCAAGCTGGCGGTCTATGCCATCTCGGGGCTGACCGCGTCGCTGGCCGCCATCGTGCTGACCGGCCGCCTGATGAGCGGCCAGCCCAACGCCGGGGTGGGATTCGAGCTGGACGCCATCGCGGCGGTCGTCCTGGGCGGCACGGCCATCGCCGGTGGGCGCGGGCTGATCCTGGGCACGCTGATCGGCGCGGTGCTGCTGGGCATCCTGAACAACGGCCTGAACCTGGTGGGCATCAACCCCTACATGCAGGACGTCATCAAGGGCCTGATCATCCTGCTGGCGATCTATATCGGGCGGGAATGGCGCTAA
- a CDS encoding FGGY-family carbohydrate kinase — MDRYLIGIDVGTGSARAGVFDATGAALSTGKCDIAMHRPDGVIAEQSSAQVWDAVCAATRAAVAQAGIDPARVAGIGFDATCSLVVVGDTPLGVGDPAHPDRDIIVWMDHRAVDQAARINAGGHDVLRYVGGRISPEMETPKLLWLRENRPQVFDAARHFFDLTDFLTWKATDSTARSTCTVTCKWTYLAHEDRWDADYFRAIGLGVLADEGFVRIGTQVVPPATPLGAGLTADAARAMGLRPGIAVGAGLIDAHAGGVGTVAAMGDPVDTVGYVFGTSSCTMTTTRDPAFVPGVWGPYFSAMVPGMWLNEGGQSVAGAAIDHLLRLHPAHDRAVDAARAQGRSLPEWLADQAAPDAVRQAAHLHVVPEFLGNRAPFADPHARAIVSGQGMDTDLASLISLYVAGVYGLGYGLRQIIATQAAHGAPVARIAISGGAGRHPLIRKLLADATGLPVDAAAADEPVLLGAAMLGAVAGGVFPDLASAMPAMSRVLTTHHPDPDSQRLHAARHRAFLTLQATARDLRSDIDAALRGDHDALHG; from the coding sequence ATGGACCGGTACCTGATCGGCATCGACGTCGGCACCGGATCGGCGCGGGCGGGCGTGTTCGACGCCACGGGCGCCGCGCTTAGCACCGGGAAATGCGACATCGCCATGCACCGCCCCGACGGGGTGATCGCCGAACAGTCCAGCGCGCAGGTCTGGGACGCGGTCTGCGCCGCGACCCGCGCCGCGGTGGCCCAGGCCGGGATCGACCCGGCCCGCGTGGCAGGCATCGGGTTCGACGCCACCTGTTCGCTGGTGGTGGTGGGCGATACGCCCCTGGGCGTGGGCGACCCCGCCCATCCCGACCGCGACATCATCGTCTGGATGGACCACCGCGCGGTCGACCAGGCGGCGCGCATCAATGCGGGCGGGCACGACGTCCTGCGCTATGTCGGCGGGCGCATCTCTCCCGAAATGGAGACGCCCAAGCTGCTGTGGCTGCGCGAAAACCGGCCCCAGGTCTTTGACGCGGCGCGCCATTTCTTCGACCTGACCGATTTTTTGACCTGGAAGGCCACGGACAGCACCGCGCGGTCGACCTGCACGGTGACCTGCAAATGGACCTATCTGGCGCATGAGGACCGGTGGGACGCCGATTACTTCCGCGCCATCGGCCTAGGCGTGCTGGCCGACGAAGGCTTCGTCCGCATCGGCACGCAGGTCGTGCCGCCCGCCACGCCCCTTGGCGCGGGCCTGACCGCCGATGCGGCGCGCGCCATGGGCCTGCGGCCCGGCATCGCCGTCGGCGCAGGGCTGATCGACGCGCATGCGGGCGGGGTCGGCACCGTGGCCGCGATGGGCGATCCGGTCGACACGGTGGGCTATGTGTTCGGCACATCGTCCTGCACCATGACCACGACGCGGGACCCGGCCTTCGTGCCGGGTGTCTGGGGGCCCTATTTCTCGGCCATGGTGCCGGGCATGTGGCTGAACGAGGGTGGGCAGTCGGTCGCGGGTGCCGCCATCGACCACCTGCTGCGCCTGCACCCCGCCCATGACCGGGCGGTCGACGCCGCCCGCGCGCAGGGCCGGTCCCTGCCCGAATGGCTGGCGGACCAGGCCGCGCCCGACGCCGTGCGGCAGGCGGCCCACCTGCATGTGGTGCCCGAATTCCTGGGCAACCGTGCGCCCTTTGCCGACCCCCATGCCCGCGCCATCGTCAGCGGCCAGGGGATGGACACGGACCTGGCATCCCTGATCTCGCTGTATGTCGCGGGGGTCTACGGGCTGGGTTACGGCCTGCGCCAGATCATCGCGACCCAGGCCGCCCACGGGGCACCGGTCGCGCGCATCGCCATCAGCGGGGGCGCGGGCCGCCATCCGCTGATCCGCAAGCTGCTGGCCGATGCGACCGGCCTGCCCGTGGATGCCGCGGCGGCGGACGAGCCCGTTCTGCTGGGCGCGGCCATGCTGGGCGCGGTCGCGGGCGGGGTGTTCCCCGACCTGGCATCGGCCATGCCCGCCATGTCGCGCGTCCTGACCACCCATCATCCCGACCCCGACAGCCAGCGGCTGCACGCCGCGCGCCATCGGGCCTTCCTGACGCTTCAGGCCACCGCCCGCGACCTGCGCAGCGACATCGACGCCGCATTGAGAGGAGACCACGATGCCCTTCACGGATAG
- a CDS encoding SDR family oxidoreductase → MPFTDRSVIITGAGKGIGRATAILLAERGARVTAISRTQSDLDSLDARAIVADLSDPAAARDAMAQAGTCDFLVNCAGTNVLEGLLDLTDAGYDTVMDINLRSALICAQEFARARIAAGGGGAIVNVTSIAGHRGFPDHVAYAASKAGLEGATRVMARELGPHGIRAVAIAPTVTLTELAAAAWSAPAKRDPMMARHPMGRFAEAEDVARAIALLLSDDAGLITGAVLPLDGGFLAV, encoded by the coding sequence ATGCCCTTCACGGATAGATCCGTCATCATCACCGGCGCGGGCAAGGGCATCGGCCGGGCCACCGCCATCCTGCTGGCCGAACGCGGCGCGCGGGTCACGGCCATCAGCCGCACGCAATCCGATCTGGACAGCCTGGACGCCCGGGCCATCGTGGCCGACCTGTCCGACCCCGCGGCCGCGCGCGATGCCATGGCCCAGGCCGGGACCTGCGACTTCCTGGTCAACTGCGCCGGCACCAACGTGCTGGAGGGGCTGCTGGATCTGACCGACGCGGGCTATGACACGGTGATGGACATCAACCTGCGCAGCGCGCTGATCTGCGCGCAGGAGTTCGCCCGCGCCCGGATCGCCGCGGGCGGCGGCGGAGCCATCGTCAACGTCACCAGCATTGCGGGCCATCGCGGATTCCCCGACCACGTCGCCTATGCCGCGTCCAAGGCCGGGCTGGAGGGCGCGACCCGCGTCATGGCGCGCGAACTGGGCCCCCACGGCATCCGCGCCGTGGCCATTGCGCCCACCGTCACCCTGACCGAACTGGCCGCCGCCGCCTGGAGCGCGCCGGCCAAGCGCGACCCGATGATGGCCCGCCACCCGATGGGCCGCTTTGCCGAGGCCGAAGACGTGGCCCGCGCCATCGCGCTGCTGCTGTCGGACGATGCGGGCCTGATCACCGGGGCGGTCCTGCCCCTCGACGGCGGCTTCCTGGCCGTCTGA
- a CDS encoding SDR family oxidoreductase codes for MSQDLHGKVAAITGAASGIGLAATRALLEAGARVVLVDRNADALDALTRELGADAIAQVTDLLDADSCNAMVPQILDKVGQIDIMLCNAGSYIGGDLVDTNPAAIDRMLNLNVNAVMKNIHAVAPHMIERGTGDIIVTSSIAGHAPIHVEPVYTASKWAVTCFVQTMRRQLMGHGVRVGQVSPGPVISALLADWEPERLQRMKDAGALIEPVEVADALMYMLTRPRNVTIRDMIVLPSNFDV; via the coding sequence ATGTCCCAAGACCTGCACGGCAAGGTTGCCGCGATCACCGGGGCCGCATCGGGCATCGGGCTGGCCGCCACGCGCGCGCTGCTGGAGGCGGGTGCCCGCGTGGTGCTTGTCGACCGCAACGCCGACGCGCTGGACGCGCTGACGCGCGAGCTGGGCGCAGACGCGATCGCCCAGGTCACCGACCTGCTGGACGCGGACAGCTGCAACGCGATGGTGCCGCAGATCCTGGACAAGGTCGGCCAGATCGACATCATGCTGTGCAACGCGGGCAGCTATATCGGCGGCGATCTGGTCGACACCAACCCGGCCGCCATCGACCGCATGTTGAACCTGAACGTCAACGCGGTGATGAAGAACATCCATGCGGTGGCCCCCCACATGATCGAACGCGGCACGGGCGACATCATCGTCACCAGCTCCATCGCCGGACACGCGCCGATCCACGTCGAGCCGGTCTATACCGCGTCGAAATGGGCCGTGACCTGTTTCGTCCAGACCATGCGCCGCCAGCTGATGGGCCACGGCGTGCGGGTGGGACAGGTCTCTCCGGGGCCGGTCATCTCGGCCCTGCTGGCGGATTGGGAACCCGAACGCCTGCAGCGCATGAAGGATGCCGGCGCCCTGATCGAACCGGTCGAGGTCGCGGACGCGCTCATGTACATGCTGACGCGCCCGCGCAACGTGACGATCCGCGACATGATCGTGCTGCCCAGCAACTTCGACGTCTAG
- the hydA gene encoding dihydropyrimidinase, whose translation MSGLDLVIGGGTVVTAADSYAADIGIRDGRIAQIGQGLTGADRIDATGLLVLPGGIDAHVHLDQPTSDGTTMADGFASGTRSAAAGGNTTVLPFALQIRGQSLRACVEDYHRKAEGYCHTDVSFHLIVSDPTPQVLGQELPALVRDGYTSFKVFMTYDDLVLNDAQILDVFEVARRERALVMVHAEGHDAIRHLTRRLEAEGRTAPYYHGQAHAQIAEREATHRAISHAQLIDVPVVIVHVSGRDPMEQIQWARARGLKVHAETCPQYIALTADDLRGLNMDFDGAKYVCSPPPRDADSQAAIWQGLRDGTFDIFSSDHCPFRIDATGKDTPRARSSFKYVPNGIPGVETRLPILFSEGVGKGRISLQRFVALTSTNPARLYGLYPQKGSIAIGADADLALWDPTLTRPIRQAQLNHGCDYTPYEGMEITGWPVRTLLRGRTIAQDGVPVGDPTGGHLSRGTSEAFA comes from the coding sequence ATGAGCGGGCTGGACCTGGTCATCGGCGGCGGCACGGTGGTCACTGCCGCCGACAGTTATGCCGCCGATATCGGCATCCGCGACGGGCGCATCGCGCAGATCGGGCAGGGGCTGACCGGGGCCGACCGGATCGACGCCACGGGGCTGCTGGTCCTGCCGGGCGGTATCGACGCGCATGTGCATCTGGACCAGCCGACCTCGGACGGCACGACCATGGCGGACGGCTTCGCCAGCGGCACCCGGTCGGCGGCGGCGGGGGGCAACACGACCGTGCTGCCCTTCGCGCTGCAGATCAGGGGCCAGTCGCTGCGCGCCTGCGTCGAGGATTACCACCGCAAGGCGGAGGGATATTGCCATACCGACGTGTCCTTTCACCTGATCGTCAGCGACCCGACCCCCCAGGTGCTGGGGCAGGAACTGCCGGCGCTGGTGCGCGACGGGTACACGTCCTTCAAGGTCTTCATGACCTATGACGACCTGGTCCTGAACGACGCCCAGATCCTGGACGTGTTCGAGGTGGCGCGCCGCGAACGCGCCCTGGTCATGGTCCATGCCGAGGGGCATGACGCCATCCGCCACCTGACCCGCCGCCTGGAGGCCGAGGGCCGCACCGCGCCCTATTACCACGGTCAGGCCCACGCCCAGATCGCCGAACGCGAGGCCACGCACCGCGCCATCAGCCACGCCCAGCTCATCGACGTGCCGGTGGTGATCGTCCATGTCTCGGGCCGCGACCCGATGGAGCAGATCCAGTGGGCCCGGGCCCGAGGCCTAAAAGTTCACGCCGAGACCTGCCCCCAATACATCGCCCTGACCGCGGACGACCTGCGCGGGCTGAACATGGATTTCGACGGCGCGAAATACGTCTGTTCCCCGCCGCCGCGCGATGCGGACAGCCAGGCGGCGATCTGGCAGGGGTTGCGGGACGGGACCTTCGACATCTTCTCGTCCGACCATTGCCCGTTTCGCATCGACGCCACGGGCAAGGACACGCCCCGCGCGCGATCGTCTTTCAAATACGTGCCGAACGGCATTCCGGGGGTCGAAACCCGCCTGCCGATCCTGTTTTCCGAAGGCGTCGGCAAGGGGCGCATCAGCCTGCAGCGGTTCGTGGCGCTGACCTCGACCAACCCCGCGCGGCTCTATGGCCTCTATCCGCAGAAGGGCAGCATCGCCATCGGCGCGGATGCCGACCTGGCGCTGTGGGACCCGACCCTGACCCGGCCGATCCGGCAGGCGCAGCTGAACCATGGCTGCGACTACACGCCCTACGAGGGGATGGAGATCACCGGCTGGCCGGTCCGCACCCTGCTGCGCGGCCGGACCATCGCGCAGGACGGCGTCCCGGTGGGCGATCCCACCGGGGGGCACCTGTCGCGCGGCACCAGCGAGGCGTTCGCCTAG
- a CDS encoding cysteine desulfurase-like protein: protein MTQLDMAYVQSQFPGLTQDWVFFDNAGGAQIAQPALDRMVEFLTHRNVQIGGSYAVSQAAAEALMAGRRAAATLVNAARPEEIVFGPSTTVLMGNLMQAMRRQFVPGDEVIVTMADHESNIGPWTRLEEFGVTLKVWPLNADTMDLQLADLAPLMTDRTRLVCVTHVSNILGQVHPVADFARFVHDRGARICVDAVAYAPHRLIDVQAWDVDYYVFSLYKAYGPHGALMYGKYDLLAELDGLYHYFYGKDKVLAKLEPGNPSYEAAYATDGILEYLTTLARHHGATGDDRALLEAAFDLITAQEDALTDRLLAWLSARNDCRVIGGSVNRDSTRVPTIAFKFDGVDSGAVARAMDNHGIAMRFGDFHSRRLVEHLGEDQDGGVLRVSMVHYNTLDQVDRLTDALARIVA, encoded by the coding sequence ATGACACAGCTGGACATGGCCTATGTGCAGTCCCAATTCCCCGGCCTGACGCAGGACTGGGTGTTCTTCGACAATGCCGGCGGCGCGCAGATCGCCCAGCCCGCCCTGGACCGCATGGTCGAATTCCTGACGCACCGCAACGTCCAGATCGGGGGCAGCTATGCGGTGTCGCAGGCCGCGGCCGAGGCGCTGATGGCGGGCCGTCGCGCCGCGGCGACGCTGGTCAATGCCGCCCGCCCCGAGGAGATCGTCTTCGGCCCCTCGACCACCGTGCTGATGGGCAACCTGATGCAGGCCATGCGCCGCCAGTTCGTGCCGGGCGACGAGGTCATCGTCACCATGGCCGATCACGAAAGCAACATCGGCCCCTGGACCCGGCTGGAGGAGTTCGGCGTCACCCTCAAGGTGTGGCCGCTGAACGCGGACACGATGGACCTGCAGCTGGCCGATCTGGCCCCGCTGATGACCGACCGCACCCGTCTGGTCTGCGTGACGCATGTGTCGAACATCCTGGGGCAGGTGCATCCCGTCGCGGATTTCGCCCGTTTCGTCCATGACCGCGGCGCACGGATCTGCGTCGATGCGGTCGCCTATGCGCCGCACCGGCTGATCGACGTGCAGGCCTGGGACGTCGATTACTATGTCTTCAGCCTGTACAAGGCCTATGGCCCGCACGGGGCGCTGATGTACGGGAAATACGACCTGCTGGCCGAACTGGACGGGCTGTACCATTACTTCTATGGCAAGGATAAGGTTTTGGCCAAGCTGGAGCCCGGCAATCCCAGCTATGAGGCCGCCTATGCCACCGACGGCATCCTTGAATACCTGACCACGCTGGCCCGCCATCACGGCGCCACGGGCGACGACCGCGCCCTGCTGGAGGCCGCCTTCGATCTGATCACCGCGCAGGAGGATGCGCTGACCGACCGCCTGCTGGCCTGGCTGTCGGCGCGCAACGACTGCCGCGTCATCGGCGGATCGGTCAATCGCGACAGCACCCGCGTGCCGACCATCGCGTTCAAGTTCGACGGTGTCGATTCCGGCGCCGTCGCCCGCGCGATGGACAATCACGGCATCGCCATGCGGTTCGGCGATTTCCATTCGCGCCGTCTGGTCGAGCATCTGGGCGAGGATCAGGACGGCGGCGTGCTGCGCGTGTCGATGGTGCATTACAACACGCTGGATCAGGTCGACCGCCTGACCGACGCGCTGGCCCGGATCGTCGCATGA
- a CDS encoding amino acid ABC transporter ATP-binding protein, with protein MAGFVSIRNLRKSYGSFEALRGIDLDVAKGEVVCIIGPSGSGKSTLIRCINRLEGFDPASEIRVDGTPVTTGRALARVRAEVGMVFQSFNLFPHLTVRENVMLAPRRVRRTTRADAAAQADRLLARVGISSQADKYPEHLSGGQQQRVAIARALAMEPQVMLFDEPTSALDPEMVGEVLDVMRDLARTGTTMIVVTHEMGFASQVADRVIFMDAGQIVEQGPPAQVLSDPQEPRTRNFLGAVLNH; from the coding sequence ATGGCCGGTTTCGTCAGCATCCGCAACCTGCGGAAGTCCTATGGCAGCTTCGAGGCCCTGCGCGGCATCGACCTGGACGTCGCCAAGGGCGAGGTGGTGTGCATCATCGGCCCGTCGGGGTCCGGCAAATCGACCCTGATCCGCTGCATCAACCGCCTGGAGGGGTTCGACCCCGCAAGCGAGATCCGCGTTGACGGCACCCCCGTCACCACCGGCCGCGCGCTGGCCCGCGTGCGTGCCGAGGTCGGTATGGTGTTCCAGTCCTTCAACCTGTTCCCGCATCTGACGGTGCGTGAAAACGTCATGCTGGCGCCCCGCCGCGTGCGCCGCACCACGCGGGCGGATGCCGCGGCCCAAGCCGACCGCCTGCTGGCCCGCGTGGGCATTTCCAGCCAGGCCGACAAGTACCCCGAGCATCTGTCCGGCGGCCAGCAGCAACGCGTGGCCATCGCCCGGGCGCTGGCGATGGAGCCGCAGGTGATGCTGTTCGACGAACCGACCAGCGCGCTGGACCCCGAAATGGTGGGCGAGGTGCTGGACGTCATGCGCGATCTGGCCCGGACGGGCACCACCATGATCGTCGTCACGCACGAGATGGGATTCGCGTCCCAGGTGGCCGACCGCGTCATCTTCATGGATGCGGGCCAGATCGTCGAACAGGGACCGCCCGCGCAGGTGCTGTCCGACCCCCAAGAACCACGCACGCGCAATTTCCTGGGCGCCGTGCTGAACCACTGA
- a CDS encoding amino acid ABC transporter permease has translation MDIFDTFLNAEVMRRTFPMLLQGLWITLQLGAASIVAGLVLGLGLAMARLYGPGPVRFVTRLYIDIFRSIPLLVLLIIVYYALPFVGLRLSPFASAMSALTLVSGAYTAEIFRAGIEAIPKGQFEASAALGLNGRQTMTEVILPQAVRIVIPPLTNNSINVVKDTALASVVAMPDLLKQATQAQALAANPTPLIVAAVIYIAFLWPLVALVSRMERRFAARRR, from the coding sequence ATGGATATCTTCGACACCTTCCTGAACGCCGAGGTGATGCGGCGGACCTTTCCCATGCTGCTGCAGGGTCTGTGGATCACGCTGCAGCTGGGGGCGGCCAGCATCGTCGCGGGGCTGGTGCTGGGCCTGGGGCTGGCGATGGCGCGGCTGTACGGGCCCGGCCCGGTCCGGTTCGTGACACGGCTCTATATCGACATCTTCCGGTCGATCCCGCTGCTGGTGCTGCTGATCATCGTCTATTACGCGCTGCCCTTCGTGGGCCTGCGCCTGTCGCCCTTCGCATCCGCCATGAGCGCGCTGACGCTGGTGTCGGGCGCCTATACGGCCGAGATCTTTCGCGCCGGCATCGAGGCGATCCCCAAGGGCCAGTTCGAGGCCTCCGCCGCCCTGGGCCTGAACGGCCGCCAGACCATGACCGAGGTGATCCTGCCGCAGGCGGTGCGGATCGTCATCCCGCCGCTGACCAACAATTCGATCAACGTGGTCAAGGACACCGCGCTGGCATCGGTCGTGGCCATGCCCGACCTGCTGAAGCAGGCGACGCAGGCGCAGGCCCTGGCCGCGAACCCCACGCCGCTGATCGTGGCGGCGGTGATCTATATCGCGTTCCTGTGGCCGCTGGTCGCGCTGGTGTCGCGCATGGAACGCCGCTTTGCGGCACGGAGGCGCTGA
- a CDS encoding ABC transporter substrate-binding protein, translating into MRRTAMALVLLAGSALAASAQETLTVGANIGNVPWEFQDDAGQFVGFEIDLVAAVAERMGAEVETVNIPFNGLFSAVQSGRIDIATSSITITDERLESVTFAQPYYDSDQSLTALAEGPKSLAEMKDKVVGVDTGSTGDMWATENQAEYGFADIRRYEGLAPAMLDLQAGRIDGYVSDIPALQYYVKDKPQLAVVERIPTGEKYSMMFAKDAELATEVNTILDALKTEGVVAELHEKWFGVAPDAESSTVTVLPMPTLN; encoded by the coding sequence ATGCGCCGCACGGCGATGGCACTGGTGCTGCTTGCCGGTTCGGCCCTTGCCGCCTCGGCACAGGAGACCCTGACGGTGGGCGCCAACATCGGCAACGTCCCGTGGGAGTTCCAGGACGATGCCGGCCAGTTCGTGGGCTTCGAGATCGACCTGGTCGCCGCCGTGGCCGAACGCATGGGCGCCGAGGTCGAGACGGTGAACATTCCCTTCAACGGGCTGTTCTCTGCCGTGCAGTCGGGGCGGATCGACATCGCGACCAGCTCCATCACCATCACCGACGAACGCCTGGAATCGGTGACCTTCGCCCAGCCCTATTACGACAGCGACCAGTCGCTGACCGCCCTGGCCGAGGGGCCGAAATCGCTGGCCGAGATGAAGGACAAGGTCGTGGGCGTCGACACCGGATCGACCGGCGACATGTGGGCGACCGAGAACCAGGCCGAATACGGGTTCGCCGACATCCGCCGCTATGAGGGGCTGGCGCCCGCGATGCTGGACCTGCAGGCGGGGCGGATCGACGGGTACGTGTCGGACATCCCGGCGCTGCAGTACTACGTCAAGGACAAGCCGCAGCTGGCCGTCGTCGAACGCATCCCGACCGGAGAGAAGTATTCGATGATGTTCGCCAAGGACGCCGAACTGGCGACGGAGGTCAACACCATCCTGGACGCGCTGAAGACCGAGGGCGTGGTGGCCGAGCTGCACGAGAAATGGTTCGGCGTCGCCCCCGATGCGGAGTCGTCCACCGTCACCGTTCTGCCGATGCCGACGCTCAACTGA